One region of Carya illinoinensis cultivar Pawnee chromosome 8, C.illinoinensisPawnee_v1, whole genome shotgun sequence genomic DNA includes:
- the LOC122274495 gene encoding uncharacterized protein LOC122274495 encodes MAIQIYETVNAGKVSATVLKRFSCIALAGMAAEYLVYGIAEGGPANIDKLDMLPKSLAFTQKKVDSQVRWSVLNTVLLLRRHELARAKLVEAMSMGKSVGTCIGIIEETIDDSDI; translated from the exons aTGGCCATTCAGATTTACGAGACG GTTAATGCGGGAAAAGTATCTGCTACAGT ACTGAAGAGATTCTCATGTATAGCACTGGCGGGTATGGCGGCTGAGTATCTTGTGTATGGAATTGCTGAGGGAGGCCCTGCTAACATTGACAAG TTGGACATGCTACCCAAAAGCTTGGCTTTCACACAGAAGAAAGTGGATTCCCAAGTCAGATGGTCTGTACTAAATACAGTCCTACTTTTGCGGCGCCATGAATTAGCACGAGCTAAGCTTGTAGAGGCCATGTCCATGGGAAAGTCTGTAGGAACTTGCATTGGCATTATAGAGGAGACCATAGACGATTCTGACATCTAG